The genomic DNA ACTTTTTCCTACATAGAGGAGCTAGCAGGATGGAAGCTGAATACTGAATAGTTGGGACAACTCTAAACTGCAGTCTTCCAGCTCCTAGTTTTTCTAGCTGTGTTGTTTTAGAAAGTGTTGTTTcttcaaagcactgaaatgcttttacttGAAAGAAATTAGgttttttgttaaaaacagtAGAAGTTTGTTTACATATCTTCATTTCTACTTTCCAAGGAGAGGTTTTTCCTCCCTCAGACATGGGAGAAGAAATAAGTGCGTAAGAGCCtctgttgggggaaaaaaaaaaaaaaaatgctgcttttgataGGAGTAAAATATCATACTCAtattcttgttctttcttttatcaGTGATTCTGATAGTGGTATCAGTCTGCACAGCAACTGGTGCTTGGAACTGGTTAATAGACCCAGAGACACAAAAGGTAAAGGTTGTGCTAGTCCTGTATGCAGTCTGCCCCATAGCCTGGCGTGGCAGTTAAGTGCTGTAGTATCTTGAAAGTCAAAAGGATTGTCCTCCCAAGGATCTCACAGACCACTTGTGCTCTCAAGCCATCTGCGCTCGTTCTGTACTGTGTCCTCGCACAGTGGCAAAATACTGCCACTTAAGGTGTGTCTAAAGAATTGTCCACTAAGAGCAGTGGTTTTTTAATTCGGTGAACTGGACAGCAGCTTTCTGTCTGTGTGTAGCAAGTATATGCTAAAACTAATGACATTTATTTCCTAGGTGTCGTTTTTCACATCACTTTGGAATCACCCGTTTTTCACAATTAGCTGTATTACTCTAATAGGGTTGTTCTTTGCTGGAATACATAAAAGAGTGGTGGCACCATCAATGTATCCTTTGATCGTGTTTTTTCAAGTGAGGACTTCAGTCATTAGTTAGTGTACTGGTGTATGCTACTGCTGTGTCTTCAGTGAGCTGTTAGTGTACAAATGCTGGCTGCTTTCCTTGACACGGTGCACACAGTATAGCAGCTCGATGTCGAACTGTTTTGGCAGAATATAACATGTCCTGTGATGATGTAAGTGTTAGTGGTTCATTCtctatacattttttttttcaagatgcgaatatttcagaaataaatgtgaagtATTGTATTTTTCTGAGCAGCACTTATATACACCTTATGAAATTGTGTGGATGCACGCAAAAGTGGAATATAGGATACTTAGCGTTGTTTCATTTGTCGTTTTGAACTTAGCCTGTGAAACTGAAGTGCAGTTAGGCTCAGTGTTCAAGGTCTTaactttttcattgttttctgtcttgcagactggaaaattaattttgaaaccTAGGCCTCATGTTCAATAAGGGCTGTCTTCCTTCAGTTTTTTCCACTGCCATGGAAACCaaaaatgacctttttttttgttaaggtagtatgacagcaaaaaaaaacccaccaccaccaaacaGGACTGGTTGTCACTGCCTAGTAATGAAAGTCTTATACAGTTGACAGTGACAGTGTGCAATATTACTTTCTTGACTATTTATCCAAATTCTTTGTTATCATATCAGTGCTTTTGCTACTTCTGATTACCTCTTTTCAGTATTAATGTCATTTTTTACTTCAGCTAGAAGAGAACGTCCAGGCAAAGTATGTGAATTGGTTATGGAGTTGAACTTGAAAACCAAACCTCATTTGTGTTGTGTATTTGAAAGCTGTTGTAAATATCAGAGTAACACCAATGTTCAGGACAAAAACAATTGCTGTTTGAATTTTGTTGTCTCATGAACAGTATTGAAAAGAACACATGCCATTCCCGGGATGTTTTATTAGCACACTTACTCATTACAGCTGTCCTCATCTGGTCGCTGTTTCTGGAACTGGTTAAGAGGCTTGCAGAAATACTGTCTGTGCTGGAGAGAACTGGTCTTAATATTTAAGAACTTTGCAGCTATGTTGAGGATCGCGATTGTCAaattgtgtgtgtatatatgtacagtGCACCAGCCACTTTCCTTGTGCTCACCTGT from Lagopus muta isolate bLagMut1 chromosome 12, bLagMut1 primary, whole genome shotgun sequence includes the following:
- the CNEP1R1 gene encoding nuclear envelope phosphatase-regulatory subunit 1 — protein: MNSLEQAEDLKAFERRLTEYIACLQPATGRWRMILIVVSVCTATGAWNWLIDPETQKVSFFTSLWNHPFFTISCITLIGLFFAGIHKRVVAPSIIAARCRTVLAEYNMSCDDTGKLILKPRPHVQ